One genomic window of Amphiura filiformis chromosome 3, Afil_fr2py, whole genome shotgun sequence includes the following:
- the LOC140148441 gene encoding LOW QUALITY PROTEIN: dihydrolipoyl dehydrogenase, mitochondrial-like (The sequence of the model RefSeq protein was modified relative to this genomic sequence to represent the inferred CDS: inserted 1 base in 1 codon): MSLIPALGRVTSRFTRGGRMKRWRASSSIIYRQYSDITEEQDLVVIGSGPGGYVAAIKAAQMGMKVVCIEKNPTLGGTCLNVGCIPSKALLNNSHYYHLAHSDDFKNRGIDIGDLKLNLPKMMEQKSSAVKALTGGIAHLFKSNGVIRLDGHGKITGRNEVAVLEPGTHKVKEVVKTKNIMIATGSEVTPFPGIEVDEKTVVSSTGALSLEKVPEHMVLIGAGVIGLELGSVWQRLGAKVTAVEFLGHIGGLGIDMEMAKTFQRILTKQGIKFMLNTKVMSANKSGSDITVSLESAKDPSKKEELTCDTLLVCIGRRPYTQNLGLEDIGIQLDERGRIPVNERFASVVPNVYAIGDCIAGPMLAHKAEDEGIICVEGINGGPVHIDYNCVPSVIYTHPEVAWVGKTEEQLKEEGIKYKIGKFPFAANSRAKTNADTDGLVKMLSDAATDRILGAHIVGAGAGELINEAALAMEYGASCEDVARVCHAHPTVSEAFXEANMAAYIGKAINFG, from the exons ATGTCGTTGATTCCGGCACTTGGACGTGTAACTTCAAGGTTTACAAGG GGTGGTCGAATGAAAAGATGGAGGGCGTCGTCTTCAATAATCTACAGACAATACTCTGATATAACTGAGGAGCAAGATTTAGTAGTGATAGGATCTGGACCAGGTGGATATGTTGCTGCTATCAAAGCTGCACAGATGGGCATGAAG GTTGTGTGCATAGAGAAGAACCCAACCCTTGGTGGTACCTGTCTCAATGTGGGTTGCATCCCATCTAAAGCACTTCTTAACAACTCACACTATTATCATTTGGCACATTCAGATGACTTCAAGAACAGAGGAATTGACA ttGGCGATTTAAAATTGAATCTACCGAAAATGATGGAACAGAAATCAAGTGCAGTAAAAGCACTGACAGGAGGTATTGCACATCTATTCAAAAGTAATGGG GTAATTAGGTTAGATGGACATGGTAAGATCACAGGAAGAAATGAGGTAGCAGTCTTGGAACCAGGCACACACAAAGTCAAAGAAGTAGTGAAAACCAAAAATATCATGATTGCCACAGGTTCAGAGGTCACACCATTTCCAGGAATTGAG GTCGATGAAAAAACTGTTGTCTCCTCAACTGGAGCTCTTTCACTTGAGAAAGTACCAGAACATATGGTGCTGATTGGAGCAGGTGTCATCGGCTTGGAACTG GGTTCTGTATGGCAGAGACTTGGAGCTAAAGTTACAGCTGTGGAATTTTTAGGACATATTGGAGGACTTGGTATTGATATGGAAATGGC CAAAACCTTCCAGCGAATCCTTACCAAGCAAGGTATCAAGTTTATGCTCAACACTAAAGTGATGTCAGCAAACAAATCTGGCTCAGATATCACAGTGTCATTAGAATCAGCCAAAGATCCTAGCAAGAAGGAAGAACTCACATGTGATACCCTATTGGTGTGCATTGGTAGGAGACCGTATACACAAAATCTTGGTTTAGAG GATATTGGTATTCAGTTGGATGAGAGAGGAAGGATACCAGTCAATGAGAGGTTTGCATCAGTTGTACCAAA TGTATATGCCATTGGTGATTGCATCGCTGGTCCTATGTTAGCACATAAAGCTGAAGATGAAGGTATCATCTGTGTAGAAGGTATCAATGGTGGCCCAGTACACATAGATTATAACTGTGTACCATCAGTAATCTACACACATCCTGAGGTAGCATGGGTAGGAAAGACAGAAGAACAGCTCAAAGAAGAAGGAATCAAATACAAAATAGGAAAATTCCCATTTGCAGCTAACAGCAGAGCTAAAACTAATG CTGATACTGATGGTCTAGTGAAAATGCTTAGTGATGCTGCCACAGATAGGATATTGGGTGCACACATCGTAGGTGCTGGTGCAGGGGAACTAATTAATGAAGCAGCCCTAGCAATGGAATATGGTGCTTCATGTGAAGATGTTGCAAGAGTATGCCATGCCCATCCG accGTATCAGAAGCCT AGGAAGCCAACATGGCAGCGTACATTGGCAAGGCAATTAACTTTGGTTGA